One segment of Thermococcus sp. AM4 DNA contains the following:
- a CDS encoding ribosome biogenesis/translation initiation ATPase RLI: MRIAVIDYDKCNPDKCGHFLCERVCPVNRMGGEAIIIDEENYRPVIQEASCTGCGICVHKCPFNAITIVNLPEELEEGCVHRYGINGFVLYRLPVVKEGMVVGILGPNGTGKTTAVKILSGQLLPNLCGDNDSWDNVIKAFRGNELQNYFERLKNGEIRPVVKPQYVDLIPKAVKGKVRDLLRKADESGKFDEVVKELELENVLDRDIRHLSGGELQRVAIAAALLRNAEFYFFDEPSSYLDIRQRLRVAKIIRKLAESGKNVLAVEHDLAILDYMSDIVHVVYGKPGAYGIFSQPKSTRNGINEFLRGYLRDENVRFRPYEINFSKKSERKSQEGEILVEYPRLVKDYGSFRLEAEGGELYIGEVVGIVGPNGIGKTTFVKMLAGVEKPTEGEIDWSLTVSYKPQYIKTDYEGTVYELLSKIDAGKLMSSFYKSELLNPLGIPDLYDKNVNDLSGGELQRVAIVACLIRDADLYLLDEPSAHLDVEQRLAVSKAIRSLMAKNEKTALIVEHDVMMVDYLSDRLIVFEGQPGKFGKASKPMGMREGMNRFLASVGITFRRDPDTGRPRANKEGSVKDREQKERGEYYYT; this comes from the coding sequence ATGAGAATCGCGGTCATCGACTACGACAAGTGCAACCCGGACAAGTGCGGTCACTTCCTCTGTGAGCGAGTCTGTCCCGTCAATCGAATGGGCGGCGAGGCGATAATCATAGACGAGGAGAACTACAGGCCAGTCATACAGGAGGCCAGCTGTACGGGCTGTGGAATCTGCGTCCACAAGTGTCCCTTCAACGCGATAACTATAGTCAACCTGCCGGAGGAGCTCGAAGAGGGCTGCGTCCACCGCTACGGAATCAACGGCTTCGTCCTCTACCGCCTACCGGTTGTCAAGGAGGGAATGGTCGTCGGAATCCTCGGTCCCAACGGAACCGGCAAGACGACGGCCGTCAAGATACTCTCCGGCCAGCTCTTGCCGAACCTCTGCGGTGACAACGACTCCTGGGACAACGTGATTAAGGCCTTCCGCGGAAACGAGCTCCAGAACTACTTTGAGAGGCTGAAGAACGGGGAAATACGGCCGGTTGTGAAGCCCCAGTACGTTGACCTGATTCCCAAGGCAGTTAAGGGGAAGGTCCGCGACCTGCTCAGGAAAGCCGACGAGAGCGGAAAGTTCGACGAGGTCGTCAAGGAGCTCGAGCTCGAAAACGTTCTCGACAGGGACATAAGGCACCTCTCGGGCGGTGAGCTGCAGAGGGTGGCCATAGCGGCGGCCCTCCTGAGAAACGCGGAGTTCTATTTCTTCGACGAGCCGTCGAGCTACCTCGACATAAGGCAGAGGCTCAGGGTTGCGAAAATCATAAGGAAGCTCGCCGAGTCGGGCAAGAACGTTCTGGCGGTCGAGCACGACCTTGCTATTCTAGACTACATGAGCGACATAGTTCACGTCGTTTACGGCAAGCCCGGAGCCTACGGTATCTTCTCCCAGCCGAAATCGACGAGAAACGGCATAAACGAGTTTCTCAGGGGCTATTTAAGGGACGAGAACGTCAGGTTCAGGCCCTACGAGATAAACTTCAGCAAGAAGAGCGAGAGGAAGAGCCAAGAAGGCGAAATCCTCGTCGAGTATCCGAGGCTCGTGAAGGACTACGGCTCCTTCAGGCTCGAGGCCGAGGGCGGCGAACTCTACATCGGCGAGGTCGTTGGAATCGTTGGCCCGAACGGAATCGGTAAGACTACATTCGTGAAAATGTTGGCGGGAGTCGAGAAGCCAACGGAGGGGGAAATAGACTGGTCCCTGACCGTAAGCTACAAGCCCCAGTACATAAAGACGGACTATGAGGGAACCGTTTACGAGCTCCTCAGCAAGATTGACGCGGGCAAGCTCATGAGCAGCTTCTACAAGAGCGAGCTCCTGAACCCCCTTGGAATTCCCGACCTCTACGACAAGAACGTCAACGACCTTTCCGGCGGTGAGCTTCAGCGCGTTGCCATAGTGGCCTGCCTGATAAGGGACGCCGACCTGTACCTCCTCGACGAGCCCTCCGCTCATCTCGACGTCGAGCAGAGGCTGGCAGTTTCAAAGGCAATCCGCTCGCTCATGGCCAAGAACGAGAAGACGGCACTTATAGTCGAGCACGACGTCATGATGGTTGACTACCTGAGCGACAGGCTGATAGTCTTTGAGGGCCAGCCCGGCAAGTTCGGTAAGGCGAGCAAGCCGATGGGCATGCGCGAGGGAATGAACAGGTTTTTGGCCTCGGTAGGCATAACCTTTAGGCGCGACCCCGACACAGGAAGGCCAAGGGCCAACAAGGAAGGCTCGGTGAAGGACAGGGAGCAGAAGGAGAGGGGCGAGTACTACTACACCTAA
- a CDS encoding DUF2240 family protein, whose translation MHPLESVLKVKGSGELSRSELVGLLTFKLRLMGVGEAKEAISKWIEEGLLIEEGDLLRINIEALARKEGEEDLFREMLSFVASQLGLDESEVLDELEEFSRRYGNLDRRLVLYLFGVEKGLDMSRFRDRLELD comes from the coding sequence GTGCACCCCTTAGAGAGCGTGCTCAAGGTTAAGGGAAGCGGAGAGCTCTCGAGGAGCGAGCTCGTCGGACTGCTTACGTTCAAACTCAGGCTCATGGGTGTTGGCGAGGCCAAGGAAGCCATCTCAAAGTGGATAGAGGAAGGCCTTCTCATCGAGGAAGGAGACCTCCTGAGGATAAACATCGAGGCGCTGGCGCGGAAGGAAGGGGAGGAAGATCTTTTCAGGGAGATGCTGTCCTTTGTGGCCTCTCAGTTGGGCCTCGATGAATCAGAGGTTTTAGATGAACTCGAGGAGTTCTCAAGAAGGTACGGCAACCTCGATCGGAGACTGGTTCTCTACCTCTTCGGCGTTGAGAAGGGCCTCGACATGTCCCGCTTTAGGGATAGGCTTGAGCTGGACTGA
- a CDS encoding AIR synthase family protein, producing MKPGKLPPELLEKLVLSRLPSKGKGVIVGPGTGIDGAALRVDGTLVASSDPITGTTRRIGFYAVHVNANDVAVMGAEPRWFLTTILLPENADEGLLSEIIYEISREAKRLGVAVVGGHTEVTPGLDRPIVVGTMLGEAEKLVRPDGAKPEDAIIMTKWAGLEGTAIIASEREDELKEIFGEALVERAKSLLEYLSVVPEAMLLRNFADAMHDPTEGGILNGLHEMADASGLGLRIFADRIPVREETERICSFYGINPLALISSGSLLAAVPRDNARFVVERLLARGINAAIIGEFLAEKKRIMIKGGDELPLPRPVSDELWKVV from the coding sequence ATGAAGCCCGGAAAACTCCCGCCGGAACTCCTTGAGAAGCTCGTTCTCTCAAGGCTTCCATCAAAGGGTAAGGGCGTCATCGTCGGCCCCGGGACTGGAATAGACGGGGCTGCCCTAAGGGTGGATGGAACCCTCGTTGCCTCCAGTGATCCCATAACCGGGACAACGAGGAGAATCGGCTTCTATGCAGTCCACGTCAACGCGAACGACGTGGCGGTTATGGGCGCGGAGCCGAGGTGGTTCCTGACGACGATACTCCTCCCTGAGAACGCTGACGAGGGACTTTTAAGCGAGATAATATACGAAATCTCGCGTGAAGCCAAAAGGCTCGGCGTTGCGGTCGTCGGCGGTCACACGGAAGTAACCCCGGGCCTCGACAGGCCCATAGTGGTTGGAACGATGCTCGGCGAGGCCGAAAAGCTCGTCAGGCCCGATGGGGCCAAACCGGAGGATGCAATAATCATGACGAAGTGGGCCGGCCTCGAGGGAACGGCCATAATAGCGAGCGAGAGGGAAGACGAGCTGAAGGAAATCTTCGGGGAGGCCCTCGTGGAGCGGGCAAAGAGCCTTCTGGAGTACCTCAGCGTCGTTCCAGAGGCCATGCTCCTGAGGAACTTCGCGGACGCGATGCACGACCCGACCGAGGGTGGAATCCTCAACGGCCTCCACGAGATGGCCGATGCCTCGGGGCTTGGGCTCAGGATCTTCGCCGACAGGATACCCGTAAGGGAGGAAACGGAGCGGATATGCAGCTTCTATGGCATTAACCCCCTTGCCCTGATAAGCTCGGGCTCTCTGCTGGCGGCGGTTCCGAGGGACAACGCGAGGTTCGTCGTCGAGAGGCTTTTGGCCAGGGGTATAAACGCGGCCATCATTGGGGAGTTTCTCGCCGAGAAAAAGAGGATCATGATAAAGGGAGGAGACGAACTGCCGCTCCCCCGGCCGGTCAGCGACGAGCTCTGGAAAGTAGTCTAG
- a CDS encoding nicotinamidase codes for MPEEALIVVDMQRDFMPGGALPVPGGDEIIPIVNECVKKFRERGALIVATRDWHPPDHISFRERGGPWPRHCVQNTPGAEFVVELPEDAIIISKATEPDKEAYSGFEGTNLAEVLREKGVKRVYVCGVATEYCVKATALDAVKHGFETYLLTDAVKGINPEDERKALEELQRAGVKLIRCSSL; via the coding sequence ATGCCGGAGGAGGCCCTCATAGTTGTAGACATGCAGAGGGATTTCATGCCCGGGGGAGCTCTTCCCGTTCCCGGGGGAGACGAGATAATTCCCATCGTGAACGAGTGCGTGAAGAAATTCCGGGAGAGGGGAGCCCTGATAGTCGCCACCAGGGACTGGCATCCACCGGATCACATCAGTTTCAGAGAACGGGGCGGCCCCTGGCCGAGACACTGCGTTCAGAACACGCCCGGCGCGGAGTTCGTTGTGGAGCTGCCAGAGGACGCGATCATAATCTCGAAGGCAACGGAACCCGACAAGGAGGCGTATTCCGGCTTCGAGGGGACGAACCTAGCGGAGGTACTCAGGGAGAAGGGTGTTAAGCGTGTCTACGTCTGCGGGGTTGCCACGGAGTACTGCGTGAAGGCGACGGCTTTAGATGCTGTAAAACACGGCTTTGAAACTTACCTCCTAACCGACGCCGTCAAGGGCATCAACCCCGAGGACGAGAGAAAAGCGCTCGAAGAGCTCCAGCGCGCGGGAGTGAAGCTAATCCGCTGCTCCTCCCTCTGA
- a CDS encoding HAD family hydrolase, with protein MRVEVPGHGRIEFNAVLFDLNGTLGVEGRVPDDVKELLEKLAGRCTVVVLSADTFGTLEEELKGLPVRIERVSSGAEKAEIAEGYAPYVAVGNGNNDVAMLEKAELAFCVIGREGATVDALLASDVIVTDVRDAIEMLLNEKKLIATLRR; from the coding sequence ATGAGAGTTGAGGTTCCGGGCCACGGACGGATCGAATTCAACGCCGTGCTTTTCGACCTGAACGGCACGCTGGGGGTCGAGGGAAGGGTTCCTGATGATGTTAAGGAACTCCTTGAAAAGCTCGCCGGCCGCTGTACCGTTGTCGTTCTGAGCGCGGACACGTTTGGAACGCTTGAGGAAGAGCTCAAAGGCCTGCCCGTTAGGATCGAGAGGGTCTCAAGCGGTGCCGAAAAGGCCGAGATTGCCGAGGGTTACGCTCCTTACGTCGCGGTGGGTAATGGAAACAACGACGTTGCCATGCTTGAGAAGGCGGAGCTGGCCTTCTGCGTGATCGGACGGGAAGGGGCGACGGTTGATGCGCTCCTCGCGAGCGATGTAATCGTCACGGACGTTAGGGACGCGATAGAGATGCTCCTCAACGAGAAGAAGCTCATAGCGACGCTGAGGAGGTAG
- a CDS encoding YigZ family protein: MGYRTLRGVGTARLVIKKSVFIGYASPARTEEEARAFIEKIRAYHSDANHNVSAYVINDGRNFAVRYDDDGEPKGSAGKPVLKVIQNKGLSNVVVVVTRYFGGIKLGYGGLVKAYSEAASLAIENAGIVEVYETERFQVTFPYSLFHTVKEAIEKAGARVVGENYSDNVTFTVETRKGEAEGLMELLKERTRGRAR, from the coding sequence ATGGGCTACAGAACCCTGAGGGGCGTTGGCACTGCCCGGCTCGTGATAAAGAAGTCTGTCTTCATAGGCTACGCCTCCCCTGCAAGAACGGAGGAAGAGGCAAGGGCGTTTATTGAGAAAATTCGGGCTTACCACAGCGACGCTAACCACAACGTCTCGGCCTACGTCATAAACGACGGGCGGAACTTCGCGGTCCGCTACGATGACGACGGCGAGCCGAAGGGGAGCGCCGGAAAGCCTGTCCTGAAGGTGATTCAGAACAAAGGCCTGAGCAACGTGGTCGTCGTGGTCACGCGCTACTTCGGCGGGATAAAGCTCGGCTACGGCGGCTTGGTCAAGGCTTACAGCGAGGCCGCGAGTCTTGCTATTGAGAACGCTGGAATCGTTGAGGTCTATGAGACGGAGCGCTTTCAGGTTACATTTCCCTACAGCCTGTTCCACACTGTTAAAGAAGCCATTGAGAAGGCAGGTGCGAGGGTCGTCGGCGAGAACTACTCCGATAACGTTACCTTTACCGTTGAGACGAGAAAAGGCGAAGCTGAAGGGCTGATGGAGCTTTTGAAGGAGAGGACGAGAGGCAGGGCTAGGTAG
- a CDS encoding transposase, translating into MTRTVVLESYPLTRRKFRAIKEVYDKYSEILEFLTEYAVENRIKSHLKLRKLFYAKLKEEHDLPTHYYYTVCQDAVTRAKSFLELKKKRRARTGKPEVRKVSIWLDDVLWDYKRFPKFNTLKGGRKILVIGLTTKLGRIKLPLKPHKLFFKYLNDRWKVKAGVKLRIIEKERKVLAYFVFEKEFDEKGLSGNFLGVDYNADNVSFGTHEFLIQVRTELGRLTRFYSNVRKRIQESHLVGWKRKPSSRKGKELLRKFGRRKMNKRIDLQRKLAKRLVELAKELNATIVLEAVPKNFNQRVTKRRRKNERRLRDTLHNIGMNGFQRFVLEKAIEYGVSVVFVNPSYSSQVCPHCGAFKIKPDDDALRQRVFECPVCGFSLDRDFVAVLNLLGLFPFSPKARELPVEGSVSSMSLVVKANLLHHKNSLVIVGQGLKISAGGNG; encoded by the coding sequence TTGACCAGAACAGTAGTCCTTGAAAGTTACCCACTCACGAGGAGAAAGTTCAGAGCGATAAAAGAAGTGTATGACAAATACTCAGAAATTCTTGAGTTTCTAACTGAATATGCCGTCGAGAACAGGATAAAGAGCCACTTGAAACTCAGGAAACTCTTTTATGCGAAACTCAAGGAAGAGCACGACTTGCCAACTCACTATTACTACACGGTTTGTCAGGATGCCGTAACGAGGGCGAAGAGTTTTCTTGAGTTGAAAAAGAAGAGAAGAGCCAGAACTGGAAAACCTGAGGTAAGAAAAGTCTCCATCTGGCTGGACGATGTTCTATGGGACTACAAACGATTCCCAAAATTTAACACGCTTAAAGGCGGAAGAAAAATTCTTGTAATTGGCTTGACTACCAAACTGGGACGAATAAAACTCCCACTAAAACCGCACAAACTCTTTTTTAAATATCTCAACGATAGATGGAAGGTCAAGGCTGGCGTGAAACTCCGTATTATCGAGAAAGAGAGGAAGGTTCTTGCGTATTTCGTCTTCGAGAAAGAGTTTGATGAAAAAGGCTTGAGTGGGAACTTTCTCGGCGTGGATTACAACGCTGATAACGTTTCCTTCGGCACGCACGAATTCTTGATTCAGGTTCGGACTGAATTAGGGAGATTGACGAGGTTCTATTCTAACGTGAGGAAGAGGATTCAGGAATCGCATCTGGTCGGCTGGAAGAGGAAACCATCTTCAAGAAAGGGGAAGGAACTCCTCAGGAAGTTTGGACGGAGAAAAATGAATAAGAGAATTGACTTGCAGAGGAAGTTGGCGAAGAGACTCGTTGAACTTGCCAAGGAGTTGAACGCTACGATTGTCCTTGAGGCCGTTCCCAAGAACTTCAACCAGCGGGTAACTAAAAGGAGAAGGAAGAACGAGAGAAGGCTGAGGGATACTCTCCACAATATTGGTATGAACGGGTTTCAGCGGTTTGTCCTTGAAAAGGCGATTGAATATGGTGTTTCTGTGGTTTTCGTGAATCCCTCTTATTCTTCTCAGGTTTGTCCGCACTGTGGTGCGTTTAAGATTAAGCCTGATGACGACGCTCTGCGTCAGAGGGTTTTCGAGTGTCCTGTTTGTGGGTTTTCTTTGGATAGGGATTTTGTTGCGGTTTTGAACTTGTTGGGGCTGTTTCCGTTCAGCCCGAAGGCCCGTGAACTACCAGTTGAGGGCTCGGTGAGTTCGATGAGTCTGGTGGTTAAGGCCAACCTCCTGCACCACAAAAACTCGCTGGTGATAGTTGGCCAGGGATTGAAAATAAGTGCAGGAGGAAACGGTTAA
- a CDS encoding ATP-binding protein translates to MEEECLWGKGHRKAVEDILGAVLRGNTAVLLGPRRVGKTSVVSVMAEKLRRKRGYHYVYFNFSRFIGSRAISIADIEPKRTSLKMITTSKSYKISFRGVSVEVRKTSIEEFSRDFSTLVRVLSQNAELGVLIFDEAQVLARLKNLDFRGLLQEITDSYPNISLVFTGSMPGMLVEYLNPGAEKPNFMRSAEIFTLPRWSIEEGRGYLLEGFRSYGIKVTNELELSRAVEELGGVPGFISHYGITAVNLMRTEKSPEEALPVALEESRRYALEEWRKDIEAFLNVYNSRVYIGVLRVLAEAYPSALRGAEIYRRLKILGLAPTRIQHIYKYLETLEKAGFIRSSERKYWIEDPLLREVVKRFNIDRVTPAL, encoded by the coding sequence ATGGAGGAGGAATGTCTCTGGGGAAAGGGCCATAGAAAAGCCGTTGAGGATATCCTTGGCGCAGTGTTACGGGGAAACACCGCGGTTCTCCTCGGCCCGAGGAGGGTCGGGAAAACAAGCGTGGTTAGTGTAATGGCGGAAAAACTGAGGCGAAAGAGGGGTTACCATTACGTTTATTTCAACTTTTCTCGCTTCATAGGCTCCCGGGCGATATCAATAGCCGACATAGAACCCAAGAGGACGTCACTCAAGATGATAACGACGAGCAAAAGCTACAAAATATCATTTCGGGGGGTGAGTGTTGAGGTAAGAAAGACCAGCATTGAGGAGTTCAGCAGGGACTTTTCAACGCTGGTCCGGGTTTTGTCCCAGAATGCCGAGTTGGGTGTTTTGATATTCGACGAAGCCCAGGTTCTGGCCAGGCTGAAGAATCTCGACTTCAGGGGGCTACTGCAGGAGATAACAGACAGTTATCCAAACATCTCTCTCGTTTTCACGGGCTCAATGCCGGGTATGCTGGTCGAGTATCTAAACCCGGGCGCCGAAAAGCCAAACTTCATGCGCTCGGCGGAAATTTTCACCCTTCCACGGTGGAGCATCGAAGAGGGAAGGGGATATCTCCTCGAGGGCTTCAGAAGCTACGGAATAAAGGTAACGAACGAGCTGGAGCTCTCAAGAGCCGTTGAAGAGCTGGGAGGAGTTCCCGGGTTTATCTCTCACTACGGCATTACGGCGGTTAACCTCATGAGGACTGAAAAAAGCCCAGAAGAAGCCCTCCCAGTGGCCCTTGAGGAAAGCAGGAGGTATGCGCTTGAGGAGTGGAGAAAGGACATAGAGGCTTTTCTGAACGTCTACAACAGCAGGGTTTATATCGGTGTTCTCAGAGTTCTGGCCGAGGCATATCCGAGCGCCCTCCGTGGGGCGGAAATCTACAGGAGGCTTAAAATTCTGGGTTTAGCACCTACAAGGATTCAGCACATCTATAAGTACCTTGAAACTCTTGAAAAAGCCGGTTTTATTCGCTCGTCTGAAAGGAAGTACTGGATTGAAGACCCCCTCCTTAGGGAGGTCGTCAAGAGGTTTAACATTGACCGGGTCACTCCTGCCCTTTAG
- a CDS encoding AI-2E family transporter: MRGRAEIAVWTVVSLVILYLSWRTVRPLVTPLFFGVLLAYIVYPLHMRLRRRFSAHESALVLTAIMIGLGTALLVFFTLISIKLVNRFYMNVKDVLVWLSSLQFSGTLQTFFEQVQSQIVPKLTDYVSSFTFSVPKYLLQLVVFLFAFYYALVYGEKLRGFILSLVPGNQAPFMVEILDRTDKTLDALVRAWLLLNVAKGFLMTIGYVIFGVGDVYTAMIAGFLTFLFSFVPLLEGWMLWVAGAVYLYMRGSLLGAIGISVYGAVLVSPLPDYTIRPMLVAKDAELDETLVFIGMLGGTWAFGLKGLLLGPVILSIALVLLKEWKKRNSEGGAAD; this comes from the coding sequence ATGAGGGGAAGGGCCGAGATCGCCGTCTGGACGGTCGTGAGTCTGGTAATCCTTTACCTTTCCTGGAGAACGGTTAGACCTCTCGTTACACCCCTATTCTTCGGGGTTCTGCTGGCTTACATAGTCTACCCCCTCCACATGCGCCTCAGGAGAAGGTTTTCTGCCCACGAATCTGCTCTAGTACTGACCGCGATCATGATCGGACTCGGCACGGCCCTCCTCGTGTTCTTCACGCTGATCTCGATAAAGCTCGTCAACAGGTTCTACATGAACGTGAAGGACGTTTTGGTCTGGCTGTCCTCGCTCCAGTTCTCCGGGACGCTCCAGACTTTCTTCGAACAGGTGCAGTCCCAGATAGTCCCCAAGCTCACGGACTACGTCTCCTCCTTCACCTTCTCCGTTCCCAAGTACCTCCTCCAGCTCGTCGTCTTCCTCTTCGCCTTCTACTACGCCCTCGTCTACGGTGAGAAGCTGAGGGGGTTCATCCTCTCCCTCGTCCCTGGAAACCAGGCCCCCTTCATGGTTGAGATCCTCGACAGAACGGACAAGACCCTCGACGCGCTGGTCAGGGCGTGGCTCCTCCTGAACGTCGCCAAGGGCTTTCTGATGACCATCGGCTACGTTATCTTTGGCGTGGGGGATGTATACACTGCGATGATAGCAGGTTTCCTGACGTTCCTCTTCAGCTTCGTGCCCCTCCTCGAGGGATGGATGCTCTGGGTCGCGGGCGCGGTGTACCTTTACATGAGGGGGTCCCTGCTTGGGGCGATTGGGATCTCCGTTTACGGTGCGGTTCTGGTTTCCCCACTGCCGGATTACACGATAAGGCCTATGCTCGTTGCCAAAGACGCGGAACTGGACGAAACGCTCGTTTTCATAGGCATGCTCGGCGGAACGTGGGCCTTTGGGCTGAAGGGCCTTCTGCTGGGCCCGGTGATACTGAGCATTGCCCTCGTTCTGCTGAAGGAGTGGAAGAAGAGAAACTCAGAGGGAGGAGCAGCGGATTAG
- a CDS encoding phosphatase PAP2 family protein has product MKRRFAENLMESLNDHEVLIRLNTFLVLYFGWIGFTVLYDHIKSHSRDVTYLLLKLPFTSYKFVVTTLDLTKDFLPIYFLMKAIYYIGFSGSIALTVFFVLIYKRDLQKADELALGYLVIYSICGAIYTLVHVYAPHYVYNLPGFYPDRTYLTQQEFVLPSLHNTVAAFNIIILWKYRRELTAKLIIALNSLVPFATLLLGHHWIYDALSGIVLAVIVGRLVEGKKIRVPSTFRSVNVSIIKHVTMLGFLAGGFLLILAITMPKP; this is encoded by the coding sequence ATGAAAAGACGTTTTGCCGAGAACCTCATGGAGTCCCTCAACGATCACGAGGTGCTCATAAGACTCAACACGTTTCTCGTGCTGTACTTCGGGTGGATCGGGTTTACGGTTCTCTACGACCACATTAAATCCCACAGCAGGGACGTTACGTACCTCCTCCTCAAGCTCCCCTTCACGTCGTATAAGTTCGTTGTCACAACCCTTGATCTCACGAAGGATTTTCTTCCGATTTACTTCCTAATGAAGGCCATCTACTACATCGGGTTCTCTGGCTCGATAGCGCTGACGGTCTTCTTCGTCCTGATATACAAGCGGGATCTCCAGAAGGCGGATGAGCTGGCCCTCGGCTACCTCGTGATATATTCAATCTGCGGGGCCATCTACACCCTCGTCCACGTTTACGCACCTCACTACGTCTACAATCTGCCCGGGTTCTACCCGGACAGAACTTACCTAACTCAACAGGAGTTCGTCCTTCCCTCCCTTCACAACACCGTTGCGGCGTTTAACATAATCATCCTGTGGAAGTACAGGCGGGAGCTCACGGCCAAGCTCATCATAGCCCTCAACTCCCTCGTCCCCTTCGCAACCCTCCTGCTCGGTCACCACTGGATCTACGACGCCCTCTCCGGAATCGTACTGGCCGTGATCGTGGGCAGGCTGGTTGAGGGCAAGAAAATCCGGGTCCCATCGACGTTCAGGAGCGTCAACGTCTCAATAATCAAGCACGTCACGATGCTCGGCTTCCTCGCCGGCGGCTTCCTCCTCATACTGGCCATAACGATGCCCAAGCCGTAG
- a CDS encoding DUF4152 family protein — translation MRIVSADTGGALLTEDYEPIGLIATAAVLVEKPYKTATLSRVKYADPFNYDMSGRQAIRDEALLAVELAREVKPDVIHLDSTIGGIEVRKLDEPTIDALTITDRGKEVWKDLAKDLQPLAKKFWEETGIEIIAIGKSSVPVRIAEIYAGLYTAKWAIGYARKEGKAIVGLPRYMKVEIRPGKIYGESLDPREGGLFGEIEAETEGIGWELYPNPLVRRFMVLEVWRE, via the coding sequence ATGAGGATCGTCTCAGCCGACACGGGTGGGGCCCTACTAACCGAGGACTACGAGCCGATAGGGCTCATTGCAACTGCTGCAGTGCTGGTTGAGAAGCCGTATAAAACCGCGACGCTCAGCAGGGTGAAGTACGCGGACCCATTCAACTATGACATGAGCGGAAGGCAGGCAATAAGGGACGAGGCGTTGCTCGCGGTCGAGCTCGCGAGGGAAGTTAAGCCCGACGTTATCCACCTCGACTCGACAATCGGCGGGATAGAGGTGAGAAAGCTCGACGAGCCGACGATTGACGCCCTAACGATAACCGACCGCGGGAAGGAGGTGTGGAAGGACCTCGCGAAGGACCTCCAGCCCTTAGCCAAGAAGTTCTGGGAGGAGACCGGGATAGAGATAATCGCCATCGGCAAGTCGAGCGTCCCGGTCAGGATAGCGGAAATCTACGCTGGCCTGTACACGGCGAAGTGGGCCATCGGGTACGCGAGGAAAGAGGGAAAAGCCATCGTCGGCCTCCCGCGCTACATGAAGGTCGAGATAAGGCCCGGAAAAATCTACGGGGAAAGCCTCGACCCGCGCGAGGGCGGTCTCTTCGGGGAAATTGAGGCGGAAACAGAGGGAATCGGCTGGGAGCTGTATCCAAACCCGCTCGTGAGGCGCTTCATGGTTCTCGAGGTTTGGAGGGAGTAA